Within the Erigeron canadensis isolate Cc75 chromosome 6, C_canadensis_v1, whole genome shotgun sequence genome, the region ATATTTCAAACAAAAGTTAGTTTGCGAACAATGGGACGTAAATAATGAATCTGGAATGACAAGACCCGCTGATACATTTCCACACAAATGTGAACACCCGGCAATTTCAAGGTGTCATTTAATAAGGTTTAATCAAGGAGACCCTTGGCTATATATAACAAGGAACGAAAGCCATCATCTACGAGTTCTGCAACTTTCTTAATCACTCCACGTTCACGATAATTCCGTATTTCAAGATGTCGTTTGCAGACATGTCCCTTGATAGTTAAATTCGAGGGATTACAGAAGCAGAGGACTCTGTTTCTTCGGATAGCTTGTTGTAATTGCTCTGTTTCATGGCTAGCACCATTGTTGTTTAATCTATGGGTGGATGGTTTAAAGGTTTGTAATGACGCTAGATAATTTTGAATAATTAGCGTAAATCTTTTAACAAAAGAAGGAAAaacttaagaaaaaaatatatcttgatCGCAAATCAATTTTTTGTTACTTtcttattttgtatttattctttaaaaatcatttatttttattttttttagatgatCTGGTGACAAAATTTTGGTTCGACCCTTACTAAAGTAAATATGTTGAAATCGTCGGTAAAAAACGGTCATAATACTAGTTAGACCATGTACTTATTTTTTCTAACTAATTAACCAGAACATGTTCATGTTAATCACTTATCATATAAATGATTAGTTAATTACCAAGACTTGCATGTACTCTAGATTTTATCACTTATCATAAAAACTTGCCCTTAACTTGAAGTCTTAAATCAATCTATTCTACTAGTAGTATTTTATGAATACATAGTTAATTATTACAATGGAAAAGAAGAGTTGCATCTATATGAAAATACAAATTGTTTCTTCATTTGAACACCCACAACTCGATCTTAATTAGCTGGTCGATATcgaaattgtttttttattttcctctTGTTGATTCTTATCATTCATATTTGCTGCCAAATCTATGACTTCCTTTGTCTTTCCTTTGGTCTGGTCTTTATCCTTCTTCTTAGACTTAATAAACTCAACGAGGCCACCAAGAGCGATATCAGGGTCGTCGTCCTTGAGTAGTTGCTCCGCCACTTCAGCCGGTGTAACCTCCACATTACGGATAAATTCCTCGATTTCTTCAAGTAATTTGTGTTGGGTGATACCAAGATAGTTGGAGACCAAAAGACGGAATCCACAAGGGGTACAATAAGACATATGAATGTGAACATCCATACGACCAGGACGTATAAGTGCAGGGTCAAGTTTTTCCTTATGATTCGTAGTGAATATGATGATTCTTTCGTCACCACAACTTGACCATAACCCATCAATAAAATTGAGAAAACCCGACAAGGTTACCTGGATGATTTAAAccatttataattatattagttaTAAAAGCCCTCTAATTAATTATACTATACCATAAGTAAATAAACAATGAGTATTTCTTTGGAAATATACGTGTTGATTCGATTTAGTCGAGTTCTCCGTAGTagaattcatttttttcttaagaTCCCCTCGCGCAATCAAGCGATCATGCAACTCCACGGAGCAATCTATGTCCTCTACTACCAAAATGGAGCGGTTAGCCGTGGCCATCAACAACATTCGTAACTCCGTGTTAGACTTGACATCAGTCAACTCCAagtcatatatatcaaaattcaagTAATTGGCCATCGCCGCGATCAAGCTTGATTTCCCTGTCCCAGGGGGACCGTACAACAAGTAACCTCTCTTCCACGCCTTTCcgacttttttataatactctCTTCTCTCCACAAACCTATCCAAATCCTTCATCACCATCTCTTTCATATCGGCATCCATAGCCAGAGTCTCAAACGTCGCCGGATGGTCTAGATTCACGGACATCCACTTGCACCGTGAGTACGATCTTCCATCAAACATGAATAGCTTCACAACTTTCCTCTCGTGGTTACGTTCTTCAGCGTGTTTAAGTATAAAAGGTAAGTACTCATTCAACACCATATCTTTGTGTTTTTGGTGAAAGGTGAGTTCCAAAGATCGAATATCTGATTGTACAGACTGAACTGTGCCCTCGTCGTTGTAACATTTTCTCTCAGGACACTTTTTAGAATTCATTAACCAAGTAAATGTGACTTCATTGTATACATCAATGAACTCCTCATTGACTTCCATAGCGACCCCAATGTTTTTTTCATTAGAACTTTTGGTAACTTTCAAACGGTGTATATCGGTTGACATTCTAGATGAAATGTAAAGCTCGGCGGCTTTATAAATTGGGTTGGTTTGGAGATCAACGGATTCATGGATGACCATGGTCAAGTGTGTGGagaatttgttgatgaattttCGGACGCTGAGATACATGTAGTTTTGGAATTCAGGAGGCAGATAGTCACGGGCAACGCTACGGATCACCATTGCCGCTGTCGCGACCGAGCCAATGGTTGAAACTATTGTTTTGAAGGTGGGAATTTTGGACTTGGTTTTAGAGAGTGACATTTTTGCAACTAAGGTATATTATGAATTGAAGAAATTAAGTTTGGTTTGTATAAATGGCATATGGCCGGGGTACTTATATGTGCATATATGCCATGTATAAACACTTCTAGTTCATGTTATATGTGTGCTTGATTAATCGAATATATGTACCGACGAACCATACCCAAATTATTAttcaaagttgttgaaataAGTACACTCATATAATTGGGTAAGAGGGTAACTATTGTTGTACCCCGGTTAGTACACACATACAATATGCATGTATTTCTCTTATATCTCCCTTGTTTTTTTCTATATAGTTAATGGATCGATCGGGGCTAAAGAAAACCACaaaccttttcaaaataaaacaaatgttaaaaaaatcaagttgctACGTgttcgttttcttttttttaaggaCAATACTACAAGGACATaatcatgtttatatttactttaaaaaatgacaaaaaataaaatgttataaaaaatccaaaaagcaaatgaaaaacaaaacagaTTACAAAAGGAATTGTTGAAAAGAATAGAGTATAATGAAAGCAAAAAggttttgaagaaaaaatgttaaaataactaaaagttacaaaacgaatataaaaggaaaaagaaaatgttaaaaaaccctccaaaataaattaaaataaatcctcaaaattcaaaacaaaacaaagaatGCAACTAAATGAAGTTTTAACTAAGCTAGCTTTCtaataattttagtttttattcaaTTCATCCACCTTGCATTTTGGAAGCGCCACTGGATAGGGGCGTCACATACGTACACTTGTGTTATGCCGATGCAAGGCAATTCGATGTACTGCACTATTAGGTATAGATGTTGGCTAGAGAAGAGTAGGTCTCGGAAGTCGGAATGCCAAACTTGTTTGAAAAttgaacaaataaacaaaactataaatatatgaaTTGTAGTCTAATTAATCAATAGACAACCCGCATGCCTGATTCAATAGTGACTTAGAATGGGACAAAACAGTCAGATTACCCTTCAATTTATATTCACTGGATTGGACAAAATATCTTTCcgataattattttgtttttgacaaTTAATTAGCTAGGTTCTCATATTCGAGTTTGTCATATCCATTGTCCCTACAAACACGACTTAGCTTAATTAACTTGTGTCCAATAGTCAAAAATAGTTGTTATGGTGGATCATAAAGTTGAATTTGACATCTTAACTTCGCAATATCTTGCTCATTCAACTTAACTATCAATTTTAAgcatacatataatttataacatcatATATAGCGTATGAACAATTGAACAAAAACATTTGACTTATAGTTCGTTAAGACTAATCGGTCTCGGAATGTTCAGTTTCTCCATTATTCTCAATTGCAGTCAACTCTCCTTCCTCCTTAATATTCGCCGCCATGGCCTCTGCCTCTTCATTCTCCTTCCTTTTCACATCAAAGAACTTGATAAGTCCATCCAAAACGATATCCGGGTCATCGTGCTTTAATAGTTGCTCTGCCACTTCAGCCGGGGTAACATTTATCTTGAGTAGCATATCCTCGATTTGGTTAATAAGACTATGTTGGGTGATACCAAGATAGTTGGAGATCAAAAGACGGAATCCACAAGGGGTACAATAAGACATATGGATGTGAACATCCATGCGACCAGGACGAATAAGTGCAGGGTCGAGTTTGTCCTTGTGATTCGTCGTGAATATGATGATTCTTTCGTCACCACAACTTGACCATAACCCATCAATGAAATTGAGAAAGCCCGACAAGGTTACCTGCATGATTCAAACTACTTGTATAAGTCACAAAAACTCcgtaaattttatataatataaataaataaatacaagtgttataaataaattaagtgatatatataattaaacaaataatactaataatggAAAAATATGCATGACTTCGGTTTAATACTATAATTACTCGAGTTCTCCTTAGAATTAGTCACTTACATTTTTatcttcctttttcttttccttttctttggcTCGCCCAGCCTCTACGGCTACGCGATCATGCAACTCCACGGAGCAATCTATGTCCTCCACTACCAAAATAGATCGATTACCGGTGGCTATCAACAACGTCCGCAACTCCGAGTTAGACTTGACATCAGTCAACTCCAAGTCATATATGTCAAAGTTCAAGTAATTGGCCATAGCCGCGATCAAGCTTGATTTCCCAGTCCCAGGCGGACCGTACAACAAGTAGCCTCTCTTCCACGCCTTTCCGACTTTCCTATAATGCTCTCTCCTCTCCAAAAACCTATCCAAATCCTTCATCACCATCTCTTTCGTATCGACATCCATAGCCAGAGTCTCAAATGTCGCCGGATGGTCTAGATTCACGGACTTCCATGCAAGAGGCCTCGAGTACCTCACGGTAGTATTGACCGTGAACAACTTAACATTCTTTTGTTCTAGCTTCTTCATCTCCGCGTCTTTCATAATAAACGGCAAGTAGTCGTTAATCACCATGTCTTTGTGGTCACGATGAAACGTGAGCTCCAAAAATCGTTCATCAGATCGAGAAGAACTACTCGAGTCATCGTGATTATAATAATGCCTAGTTGGCGTTTTCTTAGCTACGGCCGACCAATAGAATTTGACTCCGTTGTAAACATCGGTGAACTCCTCGTTGATTTCCATTGTAACCGAGATGTTTTTCTGGTTGCGGTTTTTCATGATTTTCACACGATGGATATCTGAAGACATTTTGGCAGCAATATAGAGTTGCGTAGCGTTGTAGATTTCGTTGTCATGAAACTCGTCGGATTCGTAGATGACCATGGTCAAGTGTGTGGAAAATCTGTAGATGAATTTGCGAAAGCCGAGATAAATATAGTCTTGGAATTCAGGGGGCAAGTAATCACGGGCAAAGCTGCGAACCACCATTGCGGTGGCTGCAACGGATGCTACGGTCGAAATGATGTTTTTCGTTGTTGGAAATTTGGATTTAGTTGAACGTGATgacatctttttatttttttgcaaatACAATTTTGAGGTTCAAATGATAGTGAGTGAATTGGTTTAATTTCATTGAATTAGATTTCatgaatttatttatatatatataggtgtcaAGTAAATGGGTTAGGTGAAATCAACGGATGTAGTTAATGTTGTTATTTGGTGACGAAAAAACGTTGTTTACGTAGAATTGAAGAAGAATATTTGCAATTTCCATTTGTTTTCCTTAGACATTAATTTAAAAGGGATACCAGTCAACCACGCATCATGTCTTTCCTCGATCAGTTTGTATATTTGGGATACacatattacatatatgttGTTGTTACAATAGTTTGGTAAAATAAGTATTAGTCTTCTTAGTGACgtcatatttatcaaaatggaCAAACACTTACACATATATACTTTGTCATTATTATTTGTCTCTCTAGCTACGTACGTGTTAAGTTGAGGAGAGGCGTACGtatgctagctagctagttgaAATTATTTGTCATACAAAAGGTGTTACATAGTAATATAAATGTGGGATATTATGCGAAGTCCTTAATAATGTGAAGGATCCGAGATGgttataaaacttataacaCGTACACTACTGTGATACAACCTTCTACGAACTGTTTGTATCacaatttcattaatatatCTATCTTTGTTTACAGTTTCATTGTTTATTTGTTACAAAACCATGACCGATGGCAGAGCACGTATAGCTAAGGGCGACGTCTGTTTGTATCGTAACTAATCTCCATCACTGATCATCATTATTACCGATCACCTCATATATATCACCGATCACACATCGATCTCAAGTTTATTAATACCACTAAGTCACGTCTGCTCGATAATCACATGGTATAAAATAAGATTCATAATTACACGTGTTTAAACCTAATATTTACacaaaattatatttgtttacaaGTACATACTAATGAAATGACTCATAACTGTTTCTGTAAATTTTTGGTTTGTTAAGATATTTTATTTAgtattgaaaaataaataaaagcttTGGTAATGATAAAAACAAATGATTCCAAAATCAAACATCATTCATGGCTCCACAAATTTGAGTCGCACTAATCCACTTgactatatatagaaaaaaaactaCGACTTCTTTTTCGAAATTACTAggaaattttaattgttatcataCGAGTATCaaacatacataacatatagCAAGTTCAAAAGTTAAGTAAATCTATTAATAACCATTCTCCACTTGCCGGTTATCAATCTTTTTCGACAAATATCAAAAAGGGTTTCATTCAAGTATCTTCATGATAGGGCTACAATGTAACTAATAGTCCTTTCTATTGTGCTTAAAGGATCTACTACTTTTTCCTtatttttctgtttatgttTTCTATTATATCCCCCTTGGTTTTAATTCTCAATCTTGGTCAAAACAGAGAAACAGGTATATTTTGCCAAACATTTACGATCGAGTATATGATATTGCCATAATGAATACAGTACAATCATAAACCTTTGCAACTTTAACTGCGCATAATTTTACAATGACAAATGGATGTATACTTTGTCAAAGGCTAGGCGGAGCCATGTTGAAACCAAGGTCTCCATGGCCCGCCCAAAAGTTCATTAAAGTATTTCCATTATATGACAAATTGTTGCCCAAAGCCCATTACAGtatttacattatattataaagttgTAAACTATGTAATTACAGATATAACAACATTTATAAAGAGGTATTATTTAAGTTTTAGAGTTGATTCATTAGTCATaactcaacttttatattatatagcaTATTCATTCATTAGACCATGCGGTGTGAGGCTTTTCCCCACCGCGTTCCACACCCAAAACGTGGTCCAAACGCCATCCACATTGCCCCTCGATCGCGTTCCAACTAGTCAAAAGGGGATAACCGGACCAAAACAAACGCCTACAAATTGCAATTGTTTTTTGAGCTTTCCTCTTCCCCATGCTACCAACGGCTCCTTTGACTAACTTTTTgctattttgttttttgttttttgttttatttaaaccATTAATCCTCTTTTTTTGCTATATAAACCCacccttttcaccattttcttttaCACTATAAGCcatatatcatcaaaaaaaaacacacactttATTCTTTATATTTCCATGGATCTCAACAATCCGTTGTCGTCAAGCGAGAGTTTGACCGATAGCTCATCCGGTAGTTCGAGTGGTTCATCCGAGCTAGACGCGGCCATTTCGAAGGCGGCCATCTTGGCCGTGAATGCTATGTTCGACGCCGTTCGcggcgatgatgatgatgaggatgacgATGATGACGATGAAGTTGTAAGACCGCGGTTTAAGAGACGGGTTACTATTGTGCGTATGCGTCAAGAAGACGAAGCTCGACTCATGCGTAACTATTTTGTTGACGAACCGATTTACAATGCAAAAATGTTTAGGAGGCGCTATCGTATGAGTAAGCGGTTATTTCTCCAAATATGTGATGATTTAGTAGCCGAGTATCCATTTTTCCAACAAAGATACGATGGGTCGGGGAAGCTTGGTTTCTCAACCAAGTTAAAGTGTACATCGGCGCTCCGTCAATTGGCATATGGCACTAGTGTTGACGCATTTGACGAGAACTTTGGCATATCATAAAGGACCTCACGTGATACACTAGAACACTTTTGTACCGGTAGAATTCTTTTACTCAAAacgttttatactttatatatagtttttaggtagtttaaattaatatatactttataacgtagttatagtttatatatagtttttaggtagttaaaattaatatatactttataatgtagttatattttatatataatttttaggtagtttaaattaatatatactttataatgtagttatagtttatatatagtttttaggtagttaaaattaatatatactttataacatagttatagtttataacGTAGttgtaattgtatatatatataggcataaGGGAACTATACGGTAGTACTTACCTACGTAGACCGACTTGGAGTGATCTCCAACGGATTTAAGAGGTCCATGAACAACGCCATGGTTTCCCGGGCATGATTGGTAGCATTGATTGCATGCATTGGACCTGGGATATGTGTCCTAACGCATGGCATGGCTCTCATACTTGAGGTGATATTGGGAAACCATCGTTGATGCTTCAGGCAGTTGCGTCttatgatttgtggatttggaaCACATATTTTGGGATGCAGGGGTCCAACAACGACATTAACGTTTTTGAAGCCTCGCTTGTTCTTGAGGAGCTTATATCTGGTTTGGCTCCTACAGGTTAGTTTTAAAGTACATTTTTTAAATTCgttcttttgtttatattaagtgtataatttgttaatttaatacTATTCtctactttatataatttgttcatttattattattttgtagcTTCATTTTATGCAAATGGCAACTTTTACAAGTCCGGATACTATTTGGGAGATGGCATCTACCCGGAGTATGCAATTTTCGTCAAGACTTTTACCGATCCAATTGACAAcaaaagaaagttgtttaagaAGAAATAGGAATCGGCAAGAAAGGATATTGAAAGAGCGTTTGGTGTATTGAAGAAGAGGTGGAAGGTTATTAGTAATCCTTCACGATATTGGGACAAGGATAAGATGCAATCCGTGATCTACACTTGTATCATCCTACATAACATGATTTTACAGGACGAGGACAAAGCTTTCTGTCAAGACTACGACCCGGAAGACCCTTCTTTGGACCCGGAGTACTGGACACAAGAAACTCCCATGGAGAAACGGATCGAGAACACACATGCGATCAAAAGTAGAGAAACCCACAACATGCTCATGGCGGATTTGGTGGATCAAGTATGGACGACCCGTTCGCGACAAGATGAACCCGTGCCCGACTTCAATGAATACGTTAGCGATGATGACGCTtagtctttttatatttatgtaacgggacttaatttttattttatttgtatgaacttttttatgtgtttaatatgtagttttcataaataataataataataataataataataataataataataataattacttaattattatATGATGACACATAGCAAAAGACCCCCACTAACTTAAGATGCCTCACACCCCTAGTTTTGGAGAATGCCTACTATGGTGACATGGAGCCATGTGGCCA harbors:
- the LOC122604656 gene encoding AAA-ATPase At3g50940-like, encoding MSLSKTKSKIPTFKTIVSTIGSVATAAMVIRSVARDYLPPEFQNYMYLSVRKFINKFSTHLTMVIHESVDLQTNPIYKAAELYISSRMSTDIHRLKVTKSSNEKNIGVAMEVNEEFIDVYNEVTFTWLMNSKKCPERKCYNDEGTVQSVQSDIRSLELTFHQKHKDMVLNEYLPFILKHAEERNHERKVVKLFMFDGRSYSRCKWMSVNLDHPATFETLAMDADMKEMVMKDLDRFVERREYYKKVGKAWKRGYLLYGPPGTGKSSLIAAMANYLNFDIYDLELTDVKSNTELRMLLMATANRSILVVEDIDCSVELHDRLIARGDLKKKMNSTTENSTKSNQHVTLSGFLNFIDGLWSSCGDERIIIFTTNHKEKLDPALIRPGRMDVHIHMSYCTPCGFRLLVSNYLGITQHKLLEEIEEFIRNVEVTPAEVAEQLLKDDDPDIALGGLVEFIKSKKKDKDQTKGKTKEVIDLAANMNDKNQQEENKKTISISTS
- the LOC122605198 gene encoding AAA-ATPase At3g50940-like translates to MSSRSTKSKFPTTKNIISTVASVAATAMVVRSFARDYLPPEFQDYIYLGFRKFIYRFSTHLTMVIYESDEFHDNEIYNATQLYIAAKMSSDIHRVKIMKNRNQKNISVTMEINEEFTDVYNGVKFYWSAVAKKTPTRHYYNHDDSSSSSRSDERFLELTFHRDHKDMVINDYLPFIMKDAEMKKLEQKNVKLFTVNTTVRYSRPLAWKSVNLDHPATFETLAMDVDTKEMVMKDLDRFLERREHYRKVGKAWKRGYLLYGPPGTGKSSLIAAMANYLNFDIYDLELTDVKSNSELRTLLIATGNRSILVVEDIDCSVELHDRVAVEAGRAKEKEKKKEDKNVTLSGFLNFIDGLWSSCGDERIIIFTTNHKDKLDPALIRPGRMDVHIHMSYCTPCGFRLLISNYLGITQHSLINQIEDMLLKINVTPAEVAEQLLKHDDPDIVLDGLIKFFDVKRKENEEAEAMAANIKEEGELTAIENNGETEHSETD